A stretch of Episyrphus balteatus chromosome 2, idEpiBalt1.1, whole genome shotgun sequence DNA encodes these proteins:
- the LOC129911868 gene encoding uncharacterized protein LOC129911868, whose protein sequence is MSNSWIDSGDGTGIYCDADADNNLLQLKLKKPKAWKWELTTSRSSPNIAMPRIMLFDHEGNLLVDANQQVDDAVYRAEKKLRKASSRKAKKFDKAATTNLDDILQDDEDTGLGSLDSTERQWFRTLSNDSLRSKRKPSNFFRNSKKGEENSGGPNEIDIDSLQICEATASDSNSQSPLPICEIIDSSTPQSPLEDNKDLEEELNIDTPWRRKLSLKTKHIDSDDSERQPPVNVPVILSDSEGPPERQYISKASWKPFHSNGCLNVTPSIAKPFERRATSFKEVRFNVDPEMEEKNEAQKPKRRCRRSNTNGLPNLTHSRSILERQSVMKCRLSSPEFEKSESQEVQMAPRYFLRTCRAGTLVVAEDSGKYKRTRRRTRKISSTENFLSNSSSSLKQKGGLNSSLGDVCSQSQSVKNFGEYNGSRPRRKVIPIRRHRSDGNILLVTSSEEEKIENCDRMKHRKNAAWRHKNEDVKNNGGSNK, encoded by the coding sequence ATGTCAAATTCATGGATTGACAGCGGCGATGGTACCGGTATCTATTGCGATGCGGATGCTGACAATAATTTACTACAGCTAAAGTTGAAAAAACCTAAAGCTTGGAAATGGGAACTAACGACATCGAGATCGTCACCAAATATAGCGATGCCAAGGATTATGTTGTTCGATCATGAGGGTAATTTGTTGGTTGATGCTAATCAGCAAGTTGATGATGCGGTTTATAGAGCTGAGAAGAAGTTGAGAAAAGCTTCAAGTCGGAAGGCTAAGAAGTTCGATAAGGCTGCAACGACAAATTTGGATGATATTTTGCAAGACGATGAAGATACTGGTTTGGGTTCATTGGATTCGACTGAGAGGCAATGGTTTAGGACTTTATCAAATGACAGTTTACGATCGAAAAGGAAGCCTTCAAATTTCTTCAGGAACTCGAAAAAAGGTGAAGAGAATTCAGGGGGTCCTAATGAGATTGACATTGACTCTTTGCAGATATGTGAGGCAACAGCATCAGATTCGAATTCACAAAGTCCTTTACCCATTTGTGAGATTATAGACTCAAGTACGCCGCAAAGCCCCCTGGAAGATAATAAAGACTTGGAAGAAGAGCTTAACATCGATACACCTTGGAGAAGAAAATTAAGCCTCAAAACAAAGCATATTGATTCCGACGATTCCGAAAGACAGCCACCGGTAAATGTTCCAGTAATTTTATCAGATTCTGAAGGCCCCCCAGAACGACAGTATATATCGAAAGCTTCATGGAAACCATTTCACTCAAATGGTTGTTTGAATGTTACCCCGTCGATCGCTAAGCCCTTTGAACGTCGAGCAACATCATTCAAAGAAGTTCGTTTCAATGTTGATCCAGAAATGGAGGAGAAAAATGAAGCACAAAAACCGAAACGGCGTTGTCGGCGGTCTAATACAAACGGTCTTCCGAATCTAACCCACTCCCGATCGATTCTTGAACGACAAAGTGTAATGAAATGTCGATTGTCGTCTCCTGAATTTGAAAAATCCGAAAGTCAGGAAGTTCAAATGGCACCGAGGTACTTCCTACGAACTTGCAGAGCTGGAACTTTAGTAGTGGCCGAGGATAGTGGAAAATATAAGCGAACACGAAGAAGAACTAGAAAGATTTCATCGACGGAGAACTTTCTTAGTAATTCGAGTTCTTCGTTGAAACAGAAAGGAGGATTGAATTCAAGCCTGGGTGATGTTTGTTCGCAGAGTCAAAGTGTTAAGAATTTTGGAGAATACAATGGAAGTCGTCCTCGTCGGAAAGTGATACCAATACGAAGACATAGAAGTGATGGAAATATTCTTCTAGTGACTTCATCGGAGGAAGAGAAGATAGAGAACTGTGATAGAATGAAACATCGAAAGAATGCAGCATGGCGGCATAAAAACGAAG